The window TAAAATCTATTTCTACTGGTGTCTTGCGACCAAAAATACTAACCATTACTTTTAATTTAAGCTTCTCATTATTTACTTCCTGGACGGTACCTTTTAATTTGGCAAAAGGACCATTAGTAATAACAATAGGATCGCCTACTTTAAATGGAGTTTCGATTCTTTCACCTTTTGCTTCGGCTTGAATCTTTCCAATTATTCTTTCAACTTCACTAGGTTGAAGAGGTTGTGGGCGATTTTTTGTACCCAGAAAACCCATTACTGATGGAATACTTAGAATAATATCAATGATCTTTTTATCAAGTTCCGCTTCGATTAGAATATAACCAGGGAAAAAACTTTTATTCTTTTGTTTTTTCTTCCCGTCTTTTACTTCAAAAACTTTTTCTACAGGAATCAAAATTTGTTTAATGTAAGGTTGTAAATTTCTAAACTCAATTTCCT is drawn from Ignavibacteria bacterium and contains these coding sequences:
- the nusG gene encoding transcription termination/antitermination factor NusG, whose product is MSFKWYVLRTFSGHENKVKTALEKEIEFRNLQPYIKQILIPVEKVFEVKDGKKKQKNKSFFPGYILIEAELDKKIIDIILSIPSVMGFLGTKNRPQPLQPSEVERIIGKIQAEAKGERIETPFKVGDPIVITNGPFAKLKGTVQEVNNEKLKLKVMVSIFGRKTPVEIDFTQAELEK